The stretch of DNA GTCGAGGCGGGACTGGCGGGGATAGGGGTGGCGGGAAGGATTGAAAAAGTAATCAGAGGAGAGAAGCTCAAGGGGAGGGATAAGGGGGATACCTTTCGCAGGGCGATTTCATCGAGTTTCAATAAGACAAGGGTGATGGGAGAGGATATCAGGGCCGCTCTTACTCAGGTGATCGGCAAGGCCCAGGAAAAGGTCACAAAAGGACCCCTTGCAAAAAAGGGAGTCCTCACCAATGATCAGAGTCTGTTTCTGTTTGCGTTGTTGATAATCGGAGTTGTGTCGATCCTCTTTGCGCTGGCCGATTCGATAGTCTACGGACTTGTTATAACTAAAAAGATGGGTGATTCATGGCTCTATGTTCTGGATGTTATGGATTATATCATCATTGCGGTCCTGTGGATCTTTTTAATCTATATCTCCGATCCCAAAAAGGGTGCCTTTCTGGGAGGGTTATATTCCCTTGTCGTCTTTATCGCCGTCAACCTCCTTAATCTGATCTTTGTTAAAAAATTCGGCATCAACCCGTATCGATTTATCTTCTCGCTGGCCTTTGGCACTGCTATAGGGACTTTTTTCGGCTTTTCGATATCCCTCCTTGCCGGATTTATCAAGGCGGGCTTTCCAAGGAGGACGGCCCTGATATTGCTCTCGATCTCGTTTGTCGTTCATATGGGACTGATTTTCATTTTGCAGGATTACGTCTTCAGGATACTCTTCACGGCCATTTTCGGCCTTCACGGGAAATAACCTTTTGAAAGGGATGGGAGTCTTTTTAAGCCTCATGGCCGGTTTGGGGATTTAAGAGCGCTCCTTTATTTTAGACACTAAGGTTTTTTGATAAATGGGAATAGGCAAAAAATTTCAGGACGAGACGAAGTATTTCCCTGACAGGATACCCGGGGGATTCTATGGTCTGGATGAAAGGCCGGAGCCCTTTAAAACCTACCCGGATGCCGAGAGGATCGCCCTTCCCCTGCCTAAGACTGGTGGGGGAATGCCGATTTGGGATGCCATAAACCTGAGGAGGAGCGAAAGGGATTACGGCGGTGAACCGGTGACGAAAGACGAGCTTTCCCAGCTCATCTGGGCCGCCCAGGGGATTACAGCCGTGGAGTATGGATACAGATTTCGCGCGGCGCCCTCGGCCGGCGCCCTTTACCCTATAGAGACGTACCTCGGCATTAAAAATGTCCCCGGTATTCCCAGGGGTCTTTATCACTACGCCTTGAGGGAGGATGAGCTGGAGCTGATAAAGGGAGGCGATCTCTCCCGCGAGCTGGCCGACGGCGCCCTTGGTCAGGAGATGGTCGAGAGCGCCGACGTAGTCTTCCTCTTCACGGCGATTTTTATGCGCTCGACGATAAAGTACAGTGAGAGGGGATACAGGTATGTCTACCTCGACTGCGGCCACATCATGCAGAACCTCCTATTGGCGGTGACCGCGCTTGGGCTTTCCGCCTGCCCGATAGCGGCCCTCTACGACCAGGAGGTAAACGACATCATAGGCATTGACGGGGAGAGGGAGAGCGTGCTCTACATGGCCTCCGTCGGAAGGGGGCGGTAATCCTCTCAGGGTCAGTCATGCCGCTTTTACTCGATTGTCCGCTGATATATGGCTTGTCATACAATCGGCCGCACACATTTTCATATATTGGCAGGAATATCCCCGCAGGTTGACAAAATGGGATGGAGTGCCTAAATTAATGCTACAAAAGTTGAAAATCGGGCCCTAATTATGAAATAATGGCGGGCCGAAAAAGGAGAGCTTGAGATGATCAGACCCGACAAATTCACCATAAAGACCCAGGAGGCGATAGCCGCAGCGGAGGACACGGCCTCAAAGCGGGGAAATCCCGAGATCGGGACCATGCACCTCATGCACGCCCTCGTTACGCAGGAGGACGGGGTTGTCGTCCCCATCCTGAAGAAGCTCGGGGCCGGCAGGAATGCTGTCGAAAGCGGCCTAAACGAGCTCCTCGATAAACAGCCGAGGATGGAGGGGGCCGGGGCCTCCGGGCCGCAAATATCTTACGGGCTGAGGAACGTCCTCGAGAAGTCCTTTTCGATGGCCGATTCGTTGAACGACGAGTACGTTAGCACCGAGCACCTCCTGATGGCGATGGCGGAGGACAAGGGAACGCCGGTGGCGGAGCTCCTCAAGAAAAACGGGGTCACCAAGGACGCCGTCATGAAGGCGTTGAAGGAGATCAGGGGCAATCAGCGCGTCGTAGATCCGGACCCGGAGGGGAAGTATCAGGCCCTCGAAAAGTACGCCAGGGACCTTACGGAGCTCGCGAGGGCAGGAAAGCTCGATCCCGTAATCGGGAGGGACGAGGAGATAAGGAGGGTCATCCAGGTCCTCTCGAGGCGCACCAAGAACAACCCGGTTCTGATCGGGGAGCCGGGTGTGGGAAAGACCGCCATAGTCGAGGGGCTGGCCCAGAGGATAGTCACCGGCGACATCCCGGAGACGTTGAGAAACAAGAGGCTCGTGGCATTAGACATCGGCGCCCTTATCGCCGGGGCGAAGTACCGGGGCGAGTTTGAGGACAGACTGAAGGCGGTTTTAAAGGAGGTCACGTCATCGAACGGGATGATAATCCTCTTTATCGACGAGATGCACACGGTTGTGGGCGCCGGAGCCGCGGAGGGCTCCATGGACGCCTCTAACATGCTTAAGCCCGCCCTGGCGAGAGGTGAGCTTCACTGCGTCGGCGCCACGACCTTAAACGAGTACAGGAAGCATATCGAGAAAGACCCCGCCCTGGAGCGGAGGTTTCAGCCGGTCATGGTGACGGAGCCGTCGGTCGAGGATACCATCTCGATCTTGAGGGGGCTGAAGGAAAAGTACGAGGTTCACCACGGCGTGGCCATACAGGATTCCGCCATAATCGCCGCGGCCACCCTCTCCAATCGCTATATTACCGACCGCTTTTTGCCGGACAAGGCGATCGACCTCATAGACGAGGCGGCCTCGAAGCTTAGGATAGAGATCGATTCCATGCCGGTCGAGATAGACGAGATAGAGAGGAAGATAATTCAGCTGGAAATAGAGAGGCAGGCGCTGAAGAAGGAGAAGGACAAGGGCTCCAAGGAGCGCCTCGAAAAGATAGTCGGCGAGCTCTCCGACCTGAGGGAGAAGTCGGACGCGTTGAAGGTTCACTGGCGGGAGGAGAAGGACAAGATAAAGCGAATTCAGGAGCTGAAGGAGAAGATAGAGGGAGCGAAGATCGAGGCCGAGAAGGCCCAGCGGGAGGGAAACCTCGAGCGTGCCGGGGAGCTCCAGTACGGGGTACTTATTAAGCTGGAGAAGGAGCTTCAGGAGGAGAGCGACAACCTCTCCAAGATTCAGGCCGATAAGAAGATGCTCACCGAGGAGGTGGAGGCGGAAGACATCGCCCAGGTGGTTTCGAAGTGGACCGGAATTCCGGTGACCAGGATGATGGAGGGCGAGGTGGAAAAGCTCCTCGTCATGGAAGACCGCCTGAGGGAGAGGGTCGTGGGGCAGGACGAGGCGATTAAGGTCATCTCGGAGGCTGTGAGGAGGGCCAGGGCCGGCCTATCCGATCCGAATAAGCCTATTGGCTCTTTTATCTTTTTAGGTCCCACCGGCGTAGGGAAGACGGAGTTGACCCGCACGCTTGCCCAGTTCCTCTTCGACGACGAGAAGG from Candidatus Zymogenus saltonus encodes:
- a CDS encoding SagB/ThcOx family dehydrogenase encodes the protein MGIGKKFQDETKYFPDRIPGGFYGLDERPEPFKTYPDAERIALPLPKTGGGMPIWDAINLRRSERDYGGEPVTKDELSQLIWAAQGITAVEYGYRFRAAPSAGALYPIETYLGIKNVPGIPRGLYHYALREDELELIKGGDLSRELADGALGQEMVESADVVFLFTAIFMRSTIKYSERGYRYVYLDCGHIMQNLLLAVTALGLSACPIAALYDQEVNDIIGIDGERESVLYMASVGRGR
- the clpB gene encoding ATP-dependent chaperone ClpB, which gives rise to MIRPDKFTIKTQEAIAAAEDTASKRGNPEIGTMHLMHALVTQEDGVVVPILKKLGAGRNAVESGLNELLDKQPRMEGAGASGPQISYGLRNVLEKSFSMADSLNDEYVSTEHLLMAMAEDKGTPVAELLKKNGVTKDAVMKALKEIRGNQRVVDPDPEGKYQALEKYARDLTELARAGKLDPVIGRDEEIRRVIQVLSRRTKNNPVLIGEPGVGKTAIVEGLAQRIVTGDIPETLRNKRLVALDIGALIAGAKYRGEFEDRLKAVLKEVTSSNGMIILFIDEMHTVVGAGAAEGSMDASNMLKPALARGELHCVGATTLNEYRKHIEKDPALERRFQPVMVTEPSVEDTISILRGLKEKYEVHHGVAIQDSAIIAAATLSNRYITDRFLPDKAIDLIDEAASKLRIEIDSMPVEIDEIERKIIQLEIERQALKKEKDKGSKERLEKIVGELSDLREKSDALKVHWREEKDKIKRIQELKEKIEGAKIEAEKAQREGNLERAGELQYGVLIKLEKELQEESDNLSKIQADKKMLTEEVEAEDIAQVVSKWTGIPVTRMMEGEVEKLLVMEDRLRERVVGQDEAIKVISEAVRRARAGLSDPNKPIGSFIFLGPTGVGKTELTRTLAQFLFDDEKAMVRIDMSEFMEKHSVARLIGAPPGYVGYEEGGYLTEAVRHRPYSVILFDEIEKAHPDVFNILLQILDDGRLTDGQGRTVDFKNAVIIMTSNIGSSYIIEMSETDPAKMKELVMSLMRETFKPEFLNRIDEIIFFNGLGMENIKEIVKIQTEHVKALLKERKIDLEITDDAMEYLAKEGFNPQYGARPLKRIIQKEIQNGLASKIIEGEIVEGDNVVVDVKKDEIVFRKK